Genomic segment of Candidatus Omnitrophota bacterium:
CGAGGTTACGGCCGGCCAACAATGTCTTGGCATCGACCCCGTCCATGACGACCAGAACGCGGCCCTGGGCCTTGACGTCCGCGAGGATCTTGGAAAAATCCCTGGTCTTTCCTGAAGGAACGGACACCTCATCCACGCAAACCAGATCATTGCTTAAAAATTTGGCATTCAAGGATTCACGCAAAGCCGCGATCCGCACTTTGCGGGGAACATCAAAAGAAAAATCGCGTGGTTTCGGCCCAAACGCAATACCACCCTTTTTCCACAACGGCGAACGGCTGGAACCCGCGCGCGCGCGGCCTGTGCCTTTCTGGGCCCAGGGTTTTTTGCCGCCGCCGGAAACTTCACCCCGGTCCTTGGTGGAAACATTGCCCTGGCGCTGATTGGCGCGGTACATGACCACGGCCTGGTGAATGACGGCGTCATGGACATGGACGCCGAACTGCTCTTCGGGCAATTTGACGCTGGCGCTTTTTTTCCCTTCGCTGTTAACAACGGCTAATTCCGGCATATCATCCTTACTTCTTCGTGGTTTTGGCGACAGAGGCCTTGCTCTGCTTCATCGGGTTACGCTTGACGGCAACGGTCTCCTGTTTCTCTTCAAGCGAGCGAAAAACCTTCTTCTTGGACCTATTGATCAAAATAATGGCGTTGGTGTGGCCCGGGACAGCGCCCTTGACCAGGATCAAATTATTACCGGCATCCACCTTCATGACGCGCAAGCTCTGCACGGTCACGGTGTCCGCGCCCATGTGGCCGGGCATATGCGTGCCTTTATAGACGCGCGAGGGGTCGGAACTCGCACCGATGGAACCAACACGGCGGTGATGCATGGAGCCGTGCGCGGCCGGACCGCCACTCCAGTTCCAGCGCACCATGCCGCCCTGGAAACCTTTGCCGATGGACGTGCCGGTGACGTCCACGAAATCCCCGGCCTTGAAAAGGTCGGCCTTCAATTCCTGGCCGACTTTGTAATCTTTGTTGTCGGA
This window contains:
- the rplC gene encoding 50S ribosomal protein L3, giving the protein MRGLMGKKVGMTQIFDNEGNIVPVTVVEAGPCTILGLREKPVSAKGGSASGGKVILGYAPVKETRLKKPESGFFKKIGVAPLKHINEFFSSDNKDYKVGQELKADLFKAGDFVDVTGTSIGKGFQGGMVRWNWSGGPAAHGSMHHRRVGSIGASSDPSRVYKGTHMPGHMGADTVTVQSLRVMKVDAGNNLILVKGAVPGHTNAIILINRSKKKVFRSLEEKQETVAVKRNPMKQSKASVAKTTKK
- the rplD gene encoding 50S ribosomal protein L4; amino-acid sequence: MPELAVVNSEGKKSASVKLPEEQFGVHVHDAVIHQAVVMYRANQRQGNVSTKDRGEVSGGGKKPWAQKGTGRARAGSSRSPLWKKGGIAFGPKPRDFSFDVPRKVRIAALRESLNAKFLSNDLVCVDEVSVPSGKTRDFSKILADVKAQGRVLVVMDGVDAKTLLAGRNLARVTLSRASDVNALDIMNNKMLLVTKTAMQTLLKRIQ